In 'Nostoc azollae' 0708, the following are encoded in one genomic region:
- a CDS encoding glycosyltransferase, whose protein sequence is MRKLYFLVPGTDRKFACGGLWAELKTFNLSQQVCSAEVVTYRQKEKDKLFLDDLLQTQSLDNVIFVISWGFDIAKLAGKLQRYNVVYHAHSAGYKFNLPSSIPIITVSRNTMGYWGQKAPNNLIYYLPNQIANEFTNLHIERDIDVLVQARKSSEYLIQELIPALRKQCKVFVVDSYIEDLPGLFNRAKIYLYDSAEYWAQQNVSEGFGLQPMEALACGCQVFSSINGGISDYLDPGFNCYKIAGYSLEYDVQRILKSLSSPLSLSLSGEVLAEYRSENLIKKLTVILAEINEFLDHKNYYSGNITNLTKWRLRKLFLQRVYDKVKKKYFS, encoded by the coding sequence ATGAGAAAACTGTATTTTCTAGTTCCGGGAACAGATAGAAAATTCGCCTGTGGTGGTCTTTGGGCAGAGTTAAAAACATTTAATTTATCTCAACAAGTTTGTAGTGCAGAAGTTGTCACTTACCGGCAAAAAGAGAAAGACAAACTTTTTCTTGATGATTTGTTACAAACCCAAAGTTTAGATAACGTGATTTTTGTCATTAGCTGGGGATTTGATATAGCTAAACTAGCTGGTAAATTGCAAAGATACAATGTAGTTTATCATGCTCACAGTGCAGGTTATAAATTCAATCTTCCTAGCAGTATTCCTATCATCACAGTCAGTCGCAATACAATGGGATATTGGGGACAAAAAGCACCGAATAATCTGATTTATTATTTACCTAATCAAATTGCTAATGAATTTACAAATTTACATATTGAGAGAGATATTGATGTTTTAGTTCAAGCACGAAAATCCTCTGAATATTTAATTCAAGAATTAATCCCCGCATTGCGAAAACAGTGTAAAGTTTTTGTAGTTGATTCTTATATTGAAGATTTACCTGGATTATTCAATCGAGCTAAAATCTATCTCTATGACTCTGCTGAATATTGGGCACAACAGAATGTGAGTGAAGGCTTTGGTCTACAACCTATGGAAGCCCTTGCTTGTGGATGTCAAGTTTTTTCTAGTATAAACGGTGGAATTTCTGATTACTTGGACCCTGGATTTAATTGCTATAAGATCGCTGGATATTCTCTAGAATATGATGTACAGAGGATATTAAAAAGTCTATCATCTCCACTTTCTTTATCTTTATCAGGAGAAGTTTTAGCAGAGTATAGAAGTGAGAATTTAATTAAGAAATTAACAGTTATTTTAGCGGAGATAAATGAATTTCTAGATCACAAAAATTATTATTCAGGCAATATTACAAATTTAACCAAATGGCGTTTAAGAAAGTTATTTCTACAGAGAGTATATGATAAAGTAAAAAAGAAATATTTCTCATGA
- a CDS encoding helix-turn-helix domain-containing protein, translating into MAASESGTPVSLSDRELQIIDLVAGGLTNQEIAAKLEISKRTVDNHISNILTKTKTDNRVALVRWALQWGKVCLNDVNCCILPNHNDSNID; encoded by the coding sequence ATGGCTGCTAGTGAGTCTGGGACCCCTGTTAGTCTGTCAGACAGAGAACTGCAAATTATCGACTTAGTGGCCGGTGGCTTAACTAACCAAGAGATTGCAGCAAAACTGGAAATCAGCAAACGCACGGTTGATAACCATATCAGCAATATCCTCACCAAAACCAAAACAGACAACCGAGTCGCATTGGTTCGCTGGGCTTTACAGTGGGGAAAAGTTTGTTTAAATGATGTTAACTGCTGTATTCTACCTAACCACAATGATTCAAATATTGACTAG
- a CDS encoding DUF6391 domain-containing protein, translating into MNTSTSYSGDSFPFNFFNLEFIAPSPSQDSDLLKQLSFVPGLQEILMLRQVHALEHATVWVLSESTSVYSPLGNPNNVQFDNESLSGLSTEQGFYLYGEVNISHLRRAVTLAQHRLTSGEWDLAVHPRCGTNLSVAMVLTAGFAIGVYAMLPFRPIEQLIGLGLAATTASELAPDLGSIAQRYLTTAIPFNLAIENTIRTRDTWGREAHFIKVKWRN; encoded by the coding sequence ATGAATACTTCAACATCTTATTCAGGTGACTCATTCCCCTTTAACTTCTTTAACCTTGAATTTATCGCACCATCACCGAGTCAAGATAGCGATTTACTCAAACAGCTATCTTTTGTCCCTGGGCTGCAAGAAATTCTCATGCTGCGTCAGGTTCACGCCCTAGAACACGCTACTGTTTGGGTTCTGAGCGAAAGTACAAGCGTTTATTCCCCTCTCGGAAACCCGAACAATGTGCAGTTTGATAACGAATCATTAAGCGGGTTATCTACAGAACAGGGATTTTACCTTTATGGTGAAGTCAATATCAGTCATTTGCGGCGTGCGGTAACACTAGCCCAACATCGCCTTACCAGTGGAGAATGGGATTTAGCTGTGCATCCCCGTTGCGGTACAAATTTATCTGTAGCAATGGTGTTAACAGCTGGATTTGCTATAGGTGTATATGCAATGTTACCATTTCGACCAATTGAACAACTGATAGGCTTAGGACTAGCTGCAACTACAGCCTCTGAACTTGCACCAGACTTAGGTTCTATCGCCCAACGTTACTTAACAACAGCTATTCCCTTTAACCTAGCAATTGAAAATACTATTCGTACACGAGACACTTGGGGACGTGAAGCTCATTTTATTAAAGTAAAATGGCGGAATTGA